The genomic segment AACCCACCGTCAACTAACAATATAGAAGTTTATATCAGGAAGTagatattgaaatattttgaagatattcTTTGCTTTTCTTAGAAAGTTGCCATTGAATCTGAAAGTAGAAAGCAAGAATATAGGAAGGCATTGCTTGACACTGCATCTCCCCTGCTCTGATTATGTTTACTGCGATACGACCAAATTTGAGCGATGTAATTAATTGTTATGCTTTAGTTACTCTTTCCAAATTATTAGCAGGGTTGTCGAATTAATACGGAGTTGACAATGTATTTGTCGTGATGAAAATGTACAGGGTTGGAGAATAGAATCTCTTTTGCCCATTCTTCCACGTTTACTATTTCATTAAAGTTTTACGTTGGCAGATTCCATTCCCACAAGGAAAGAAACTGACAAGGAGACACGAAGAAATAATTTCCAAATGAATTTCATTCGAATAACAAAATTTGCACAGGTTTACACCTATACTTTTATATTCAAAGGACAAGGCTCCAGAGACAAACAAATATAAGAATTCAGCTCAACAGTTACAAGATGCAACACGGGAACAGCTAACTATCATAAATATTAGTCTTTTTATTCAACTAGATAAGTATGACGCTTTTGGTGTTATCCGTCCACATAGACGCCACCTTGCGCCAGGGTGAAACATAGACTTCTCAAATACCCATATATCACGGACAAGAACCTGGAAAAAATAGGAGCAAACTTGAGTTAGCAATTGATTTTGGAAGTCAAAAGGATATGAATTTCCCTTCACTAAAGCAGTTTGTCATTTCCTAGAAAATGAATGAGTAATCTACTACTATATAATTCATGCCACAGAAAATTCATTCCAAACTGCTCCCCTCTGTATTACCAATGAGCGAGAAAATAAAAGCCAATGAAGAAAGAACCAACTAACTTTTCCTTGATGGTTAGGGTTTTTTGATAATTTGGtataaagaaaaaggaaatgaaTATCCAGGAATGCCACAGGGACGGAatggaaacattttttttttgaaaagtgTTTCTTACAATAATATTGAATTCAAGTTCTATTAAGCTTAACAATTGTTTCAACACACgtgcttttgaaaaaaaaaaacagaaatagtTAGGAGATGGTTTCTCATCTACTATAAAAATACATGCTTAATTGTCCCGTAGACAAACTTCTAAAGAACAGAAATGTGTACATAGGTCATCAAATTTGAAATGCTTTTGAATACATGCTTACATGTGTTCAGagaaacaaatttgaaatacaaaaaactgtttttaaaaacaataattaacaaGCATCATTATTACCTCCTTGCTTTTATCTCCGGCTACCACGGATCCTTTCGAGTCATATGCTTCAAATTTCTGcaattaatataacatttatttaatgttCTGAGTGGTTTAGGTTCCTATTACTCATGGTATAAGTTTTCAGGGATTGGAGCAATTTTAATGTAGAGCATACCTGTTTAGCCAAAATCTCGAGAGTAAGCTGAATAAATGTTTTATCTAGGTCTTTCCTATCAACTCCAATCTGTAATTGAAAAGAAAgtcatcaataaaagaaatcattATATTGAAAACCAAAATACTGAATTGAAAATATGTGTGAGAGAGAGTGACAATACAATTCAGCATCACATATAATCTGCACTTCAGCATGAAGTTAGTAGATCAAAAGGACGTGCTTGTTTGACTAGCACTTCAGaataatatacaattaaaattttgttgaacTATTTCATCCCAGAATTTATACAGTGCAAACTAGtttaaaaacttcaaaattaagttttttgttCAACATGATGTGCTAGGACATGGAGGGTTTATGAAAGGAGAAAGATAGTAGAGAAATAAAGATGAGTACTTAACTGTTGAGCAGTTAAGGGGGCGGGAAAAGGTCTATAAAAAGGACCTCTTTTGTAGTTACGGGTAGACAATTTTTACTTTGAGTTGTAGACCGGTTCAGACCTGGTGAAGGAAGTTAAGCTCCTGGTTTTCCCAgttgtattcttgattctttgatGTGAATACAGCCGATTCATTACCGTTTCTTTTTGTGAGTTTTACtgaagtgtgcgagtgaggtaGAAAGTTAGGATTCTTACCCAGATTCCTAACAaagtggtccgacctgccggatcccaAATCGGGGGAGAACCGAATTGAGGGAAGTTACATGCTCTGGAGAACCGAATTGAGGGAAGAATGAACGTAGTTGAAGGACGAATGGAACATCTGGAAATGGCCGTAGACGGATTGAAGGCGGAGTTAGCAGCAAACCGGCAAGACTCGATCGCGATGCGTAAAGACATCCAAGAATTGTTACGGTTGATGGGTGTGCAAACCAAGCAAAACGGGGAGAGCTCCGACGGGAGCCATGGTTCAGTCAATGATAATGAGGGTGGCCGGCGCGACGACGCAGAAGGAGAAAGAGATGGGGAGCGTTCAGAGAACCAACCCAATTGGAGGCGAAGGGTGGAGTTACCCACTTTTGAAGGACCCGATCCTTTGAACTGGATTAACAGGGCCGAAAAATTCTTTGAGATACAGAAGGTGGCGGAGGCGGAGAAGATCGAACTGGCCCATATTAATGGAGGGAAGCGCCGGTTATTGGTTTAAGTTTTGGAAGGAAAAGGCGAGCGACCGATCGTGGGAGGGACTCAAGGAAGTGTTGTTGTTCAGGTTCGAGAGTCGCTACCGTGGCAGCATTTTTGAGAGGATGGCGGCAATCAAGCAAACAACCACCGTGGAAGAATACGTGAGAGAATTTGAAGCACTGGCCAGACAGACGAAGGCGTTTTCGGACGACCAGTTGTTGGGATACTTTCTGGCGGGCCTACGAGAGGAATTGTGATGCTAGGTTAGACCGCACGACCCACAAAATTTGATGGCAGCGATGAAACTGGCGAGAGACGTCGATGAGGCTCTACGCAGGCTAGGTTTGATGGGTTGGACGACATCGAAAAATTCCCCCTCATGGGGGCGAACGACAGGAGGAGGAGCGGTGGTGGTAAGAACCGAACCGCCGAGGAGCAATCCGGGAAGAATGACCCCAACCGAGAGCGTCAGATCAGTGAGACGAGACAGCGCGACCGGGAGTAATTCGGCGAGAGGAGGAAGCCCCGTGGGAAGTGATAGTAGAGGAAGGAACTCGCGAAACCTTCCCTACCCAGAATTTCTGAAACGAAGGGAAGAAGGGAGGTGTTTTAGATGTGGGGGGGCCTTCAGCCCTGGGCACCAATGCCCTGAGAGGAGTTTACGGGTTGTGTTATTAGCggaagatgaagaggaggagGTCAAAGCGGAGCCACAACGAATGAAGCTATCGGCTTTTTCGGCCAGTGGATTTGCAGATGGAGGGGCCATCTTGCTGGCCAACCAAGGTATTGGATAGAAGGATCCAACAGCAAGGGGAGGACAGGCGGGAGCAGGTTCTAGTTGAATGGCAAGTAGGAGGGGCGGATAGTGCAACTTGGGAAGACAAGATAACAATGCAAGAGCATTTTCCAGagttcaaccttggggacaaggttgatcCTCAAGGGGGGAGTAATGTTAGGACATGGAGGGTTTATGAAAGGAGAAAGATAGTAGAGAAATAAAGATGAGTACTTAACTGTTGAGCAGTTAAGGGGGCGGGAAAAGGTCTATAAAAAGGACCTCTTTTGTAGTTACGGGTAGACAGTTTTTACTTTGAGTTGTAGACCGGTTCAGacctggtgaaggaggttaagctcctggtTTTCCTAattgtattcttgattctttgatGTGAATATAGTCGATTCATTACCGTTTCTTGTTGTGAGTTTTACTGAAGTGTGAGTGAGGTAGAAAGTTAGGATTCTTACCCAGATTCCTAACATGATGCCTACAAGATATAACTAGTAACTCCAGGGAGATCTCCAGAGAAACTATACAAAGATACCAAGAAACAAACTGATTAACTTCAAAGTTTTCAGTAGTAAAATGGTCAGAACATCTCCAACAATGCATCCTACCAAAGCTAATCATAGTTATACTATTACTTGATCCAATGGGACCAGATTTTGATCAGTGATAGTGTTAGGAGGTTAAGAGTGTacgaaagaagaaagaaacattaATTAGCCTAACTGCCTTAGCAGTTGGGAAAGGCGGGAAGGGGTTGTATAAATAAACATTGTATTTTGATTAGAGGTAGTTTTTGGAGAGTTATAGTTTGACAGGAATTCTTTAGTCCTGTAagggggaggttaagctctcatCACTAGTATACTTTGTATTCTTGACTGTTGATAATACAAAGAGAGGTTATACAACATTCTGTGTAGTATATTGGAGTGTGTCAGTGTGAGTTTCTATAGGTTTCTTTACCAGAAACCTATCAATTTGGTCTGACCTGCCGGATCAAGAGGACATGCGGAGTGTTTGGGTGAAAGCCATGGAAGGGAGAATGGAGGCGCTGGAAATCACAATGGAGGGGATGAAGGTGGAGGCTGCTGCCGTGCGACGGGATATACAGCAAATGATGCGGATGATGGGGGCGAGAATGAACAATCACGACGGAAACTCTAAAGGGAGTGACAGTTTGGTGAGTGATAATGGGGGAAGACCTGATCATGTGGGGATACAGCACAATTGGCGAAAACGGGTGGATCTACCATCCGTCGAAGGGGTGGAACCTCACAGCCCGATTAATCGGGCAGAACGTTTCTTTGACATTTAGAAGGTGGCGGAGGAGGACAAGGTGGAGCTCGCATACATTAGTATGGAGGGTAGTGCAAGTTACTGGTTTAACGTTTGGAAGGAAAAAGCCAAGATTCGTTCTTGGACGGCCCTAAAAACGGCATTAGTTAATCGGTTTGGAGGGGGGTCCAGAGGAACTGTGTTTGAGCAGCTTGCGACAATGCGGCAAGAAGGATCAGTGGAGGAGTACGTCCGGAGCTTTGAAATACTAATAGGCCAGACTCGGGGGTTATCGGAGGAGCTGGTGCTGGGGGTTTTTCTCGCCGGTCTGCGAGAAGACATAAAGGGGCAAGTCCGCATTCAAGATCCTCAAGAATTTATGGTTGCGATAAGGATCGCGCGGGATGTAGAAGATGCGGTGATGAGGTCGAAAGGAGGTGGCTGGAACAGGATCAAAGTTAACCCATCGGGGTCGCGCATGATAGGGGCGGTAATACGTGGCGAAACCGAACATCAGTCCACGAACCGGACAGGCGGAACGGAGGGTAATGGACTAGCAAGGAGAGATGGAGCGATGCCTGCGAGCAGCGCGAGAGGGAGTGTGACCGGAGGCGGCAACAATCGGGGAAGGGCGGTGCGAAACTTACCATATCCTGAATTTCTTAAAAGGAGAGAAGAGGGTCGATGTTTCCGATGTGGGGGTCCATTTGCACCCGGCCACCGCTGTTCGGAGAAGAGTTTGCGAGTATTGTTGTTGGCGGAGGATGAGGAGGAGGACGCAGAAGAAGGGGTAGACCAAAATCCAAAGCCTATGGAGTTATCGACTTGTTCCGCAGGAGGGTTAACCCAACCAAAAACGATGAAATTAAGGGGAAAGATTGGCGACGGGGAGGTGCTGGTCCTCATCGACAGCGGGGCCAATCACAACTTTATTAGCCGGAGACTGGCGAAAGAGCTGAAGCTACCCATAAACGACACGCCCCCTTATCAGGTGAGTTTGGGGGATGGACAGAGGAAAGAGACTAGAGGGTGTTGTGAGCAGGTAGAAATCGTTCTGGCAGAGGCAGCAGTTGAGGAGAGGCTCCATTTATTCGAACTAGGCGGAGTAGACGTCATCTTGGGGGTTGAATGGCTAGCTAAACTGGGTGAGGTGATGATAAATTGGAAAGAAATGACAATGGGGTATAACGTGGATGGTAAGAAGGTGATGATACAAGGTGACCCAGCTTTGGCCCGACAACTGGTGGAGCCTCAGTCTTTATTAAAGTTGACAGATGCTGAGTCATGGGTGATAGCTTGGGATCTGGGCCGAGTGGAGAAAGAGGTGGACGGTGAGGGGCCAGTTGATTTGACGAGGGAGCAAAATGCAGAGTTGGAAGCAGTGTTGCAGGCGCACTACTGAGTATTTCAAGAGGTGCAGGGATTACCACCATCTGGGATATGGAGCACCGAATTCCACTGAAGGAAGGGGAGGATCCAGTAAATGTACGTCCCTACAGGTACCCACACCTGTTGAAGGGAGAAATTGAAAGACAAGTGGCGGACATGCTGAAAGCCGGGATGATCAGGCCAAGCACAAGCCCTTTCTCTAGTCCGGTTATCTTAGTAAAGAAAAAGGACAACAATTGGCGTTTCTGCGTGGATTACAGAGCTTTAAATAGAGCCACAATATCGGATAAATTTCCTATACCCGTAATCGAAGAGCTCTTGGATGAGTTGAGAGGAGCTACCTATTTTTCGAAGATCGATTTAAAAGCAGGCTATCATCAGATTAGAATGGGGAAAGAGGATGTACAGAAGACGGCTTTCCGCACACATCAGGGCCATTACGAGTTTTTAGTAATGCCCTTTGGTCTCACGAATGCGCCATCCACATTCCAGAGCGCGATGAATGGTCTCCTGCAGTAGTACCTAAGGAAGTTTGTactggttttttttttatgacattttgGTATACAGTGCTAGCTGGGAGGAGCATCTTGGGCATGTGGATCTGGTGCTAGGCGTATTAGAACGGGATGGCTGGGTCGCTAATAGAAAGAAGTGTGAATTCGGGAAAAAGCAGATAGGATACCTGGGACATCAAATCTCAGAGAGAGGAGTCGAGATGGACACGGAGAAGACCAAAGCGGTTTTAGAATGGGAAGAACCAAAAACCCTGAAAGCATTGAGGGGTTTCCTCGGTCTAACAGAGTACTACATGCGATTTGTGCAAGGATATGGGAAGCTTGCCAGGCCTTTAACGGAGTTGTTAAAGAAGGGTAAATTTGTGTGGTCGGAACAGGCTAGAACCGCGATGGAAGCATTGAAGACTGTTGTCACTTCTGCGCCAGTCTTGACTTTGCCAGATTTTACTCAGATGTTCCATGTGGAATGCGATGCTTCAGGAGGAGGGTTGGGGGTCGTGCTGACTCAGAACAGGAAACCTATTGCCTATTTCAGCAAAGCCCTATCGGAGGGTTCCCTGAGTAAATCTATCTATGAAAAGGAGCTAATGGCGGTGGTTCTGGCAATCCAACATTGGAGACCCTATTTGCTAGGGAGGAGGTTTGTGGTACATACTGACCAACGCAGTTTGAAGTCCTACTGGAGCAGAGGATTACAACTTACAGTCAACAAAATTGGATAACCAAGCTAATGGGCTATGACTTTGAAATTGTATATAAGACAGGGAGTTCCAATAAAGTTGCTGACGCCCTGTCCAGAAAAGAGGAAAGAGGAAAGAGGTATGGAGGAAGCGGCATTGCAGGTGATATCCAGGTCATATTGGCAAGACTTCCAAGAAGTGTTGCGAGAGGTCGAAGAGGATGAAACGTTGGGCAGAATAATAAGAGATATCAAAAGAGATCCAAACTGTCATCTAGCTTATACATTGGAGAATGACAGACTACATTATAAGGGGAGGCTGGTAATATCCGCCAAATCAGCTTGGATCGCCAAGTTATTGGCTGAGTTCCATGTGACCAGTACAGGAGGCCATTCTGGGGTGTTTCGCACATATAGGAGGATCGGCCAAGCTTTATATTGGGTAGGCATGAAGAAAGCAGTCACGGATTTTGTGGCGGGATGTGTGGTGTGTCAGCAGCACAAATACATGGTTGTCTCGCCCCAAGGGTTATTACAACCCTTACCTATACCCCAGGTAGTGTGGGAGGAGGTAAGCATGGACTTTATTGTGAAGCTACCCAAGTCTCAGGGCTATGATGCCATATTGGTGGTGGTAGATCGGTTGAGTAAATACGCCCATTTCATGGCACTCAAACATCCCTACTCAGCGAGAACAGTGGCCGAGGTGTTTATTAGAAAAGTTGTCAGGTTGCATGGGATCCCGGTTTCGGCCATTAGTGATAGAGATCCCCTATTCTTAAGCATATTTTGGAAGGAGCTTTTTAAGATGCAGGGAACCCAACTCAAGATGAGCACAACATACCACCCGCAGACAGATGGGCAAACGGAGGTGGTGAATAGAATTGTGGAAGGATATTTAAGGTGCTTTTGTTCGGAACAACCCAAAAGCTGGAATGCAATGCTACCTTGGGCGGAATACTGGTATAATACCAGTTATTAGGGGGCCGCGCGGTGCACACCATTCGAAACAGTGTATGGTCGGGCTCCTCCATCTTTGAGTAGGTTTGTTCCAGGAGAGACACCGGTGGAAGGAGTAGCCCAAGATCTAATGACACGGGACAAGGCGCTGAAGCAGTTGAAATTCCATTTAAATCGGGCCCAAGATTTAATGGCACAACAGGCAAACAAAAGGAGGAAAGAGGTAGATATTAAGGTGGATGACTGGGTCTATTTGAAGATTAGACCCATCGACAATCTACCATGCCTACTCGGTTGCATCCCAAGCTCGCAGCTCGTTATTTTGGACCGTTTCAGGTGGTTCAGCAGGTGGGAAAAGTGGCATACAGATTGCGGTTGCCTGAATCTGCAAAGATACATTCAGTTTTTCATGCATCACAGCTGAAGAAGGCCGTGGGGGAAAAACAAGTAGAGAATGATCTACCAACCGAGTTGCAAGCAGATGGACCAACTTATTGGCCGGTGAGAGTTCTGGGGGATAGACAACGACAACAAGGAGACGATATAATACAACAAATTTTGGTCGAGTGGCAGGAAGGAGGCAGAGAAGGAGCAACCTGGGAAGACAGGGTGACTATCCAGGATCAATACCCTGagttcaaccttgaggacaggGTTGTTGAAAGGGAGGAGGGTAATGTTAGGAGGTTAAGAGtgtatgaaagaagaaagaaacattaATTAGCCTAACTGCCTTGGCAGTTAGAAAAGGCGGGAAGGGGTTGTATAAATAAACATTGTATTTTGATTAGAGGTAGTTTTTGGAGAGTTATAGTTTGACAGGAATTCTTTAGTCCTGTAagggggaggttaagctctcatCACTAGTATACTTTGTATTCTTGACTGTTGATAATACAAAGAGAGGTTATACAACATTATGTGTAGTATATTGGAGTGTGTCAGTGTGAGTTTCTATAGGTTTCTTTACCAGAAACCTATCAGATAGCAAGTTCATGCCTCAGCTCTTTGATGTGATCTAATGCCAGTAAAGGCAGATGTTCTTTCTATTCTTTCATATTTGTCCTATATTTTGAGTTGCCCTGCCACATCATGACCAAAACTTAAACAGTGCAGAAGAATACTAACCAGACGTGCCCGCAGAGTTCGAATCATAACAACAGGCTCAACCATTTCCCAATATACCTTGCTCCATGCAGATTCTCTTTGTTTAATTTCATTCTTAAGTGCCTTGGACAAGAAAATGAACACAAGATctcaaaaattaaactatattccctttagaaattattaatgaaaataatacacAGAATTGCATTATAGGTCATATTCACTAATAAAATCACATAAAAGAACTGAAGCATACAGAAAACATCTTCTCAGTAACTGATTTCCGTAAAGATCTTCTGTCACCATTAGCTATTAGAGTGTTTAtctgaaaaaaaatgtatatatacatataaaatatcaGCATTGGGGCTAACAAGATATCCCTACTGAAATCATAGAGGAAAAGAAAGTCAATACAACAACGTATACTACAACCAATAGAAAGAAACTACCAAGAAATAATGATTACAAATTGTCCTAGCTggttaaaattcaaaacatgaACAAATACCAGACAAAATATCTTTTTGTACTTAATTTCTTCAAGTCATTTGTTTAAATTGGTTCTCCTGAACACTATCTGAATTGGCTGATCACTCCAAAATGGTCTCCCTTCAAATCTTTCCAACAATACACTCTcctaatatattaaattatagcTACCATGCACCAACATTCTGTAACAGAAAGTGCGTGCTTCCAATTTTGGCATTCACAAGGTGTGGCAATTCCACAAAATAAGAATGAATTTGTTTCTTAAGAAAGGGCATCAAATGCCATTAGGTATCTGCTTTACCCACACAATCTGTTCAATTAAATAAGGATTTGAAATCATCATAAGTAACTCAACAACTAGCAgagatttcaaatttaaaaaagacTGCATGTTCAGAGCAGCatattcatcattcataattttgAACAATTTAAACACTtgtatcaaattaaattaattaataattgatcCCTCTAGTTTTCAACAAATTGATGTAAAGTAGACCTATATCATCTGACAATCTTGAAGATTTGGAACTGATCCACATCATCTCTATGGCAGTAGAGAATCCAGAGATAGTGCAACACTAGCAAACATGAGCCCCGTAAGAAAAGATATGGGAATACAAGTCAGTTTTACAAATGTGGCACAGTGGCACTATCTTTTCTGACAATAGAAACAATGAAACACCAGGAGGactgaatttatttatttgtttcaattaGAGATTTTAAAGATATGAATCATATTGTTAAAGTTGGAACTAGTGGGACCAAAAGTGTAATTAATGAGatattttttccatttcttaatttcttttagttCCTTAATTTCTTTTAGTTCTACAGTAGTGCTGCCTGAACTAACAGGTAATTGGTAAAAGATCTTATCAAATGGTAGAATCagtaacaagaaagaaaaacacattatTTGATTTACTTAGCAGACACCACCACCTAAAGGAGAAAGACTTTGTTGGTTAGTTGTTGTTTGATCTTGTCACGATGAATTAgacaaaaaaattagtaaaGGCAACAGAGGATACCTCCTTGTACATATTGACAGCCTCTTTGTAGAACTGTTTTTTTGAATATcccttttttcttaatttagcAATAGCATAGGCACTTTTGAGCTGCAACAGAGCAAAACACAGCTTGATTAAGGTTATTGATAGGCTCCATTAAAATAAAAGGGTCCAGGGTCAATATTTTCagattgattttaattttctttttcttttccactctgttataaaagataatatttagaagaaaaagggaagaatgaactcaaaaaggaaaataattccTCCCTAAAAGACAGCAACAATCTGCTGCGATTCTCCAAGAACGGGtgtaaagaaaagagagaatggATCAAAATAAGTCCAGGGAGAACACTTTCAgagtgattttaattttaattttcttttccaatctattataaaagagaatatttaggagaaaaggagaagaatgACGTCAAAGAGAGGAAAATAATTCCCCCTTAAAAGAAAGCAGCAATCTGTTATTATCCAAGACTGGGtgtaaagaaaagagaatggaAAGAACAATTTGGATGAATGGTTACATTAATATAGTTTGGCCCTATTCTCGAAATTTGGGGAAATAAtgcaaaccaaaattaaaataatttatatgcaTAATCACCTCAAGAATTATGTCAACTTTTGTTCTTCTCCAACCACTTATAGTGAACCATCTGATGATTCAGAGAAATTATACATAAGATCATGATAAATCATtatacttaagattgaaactgtaaaataattctagagggcttgattgatccctctcacaatcttctatttataagaataaattgatacacaaatacatgataaatagggtaaccctagacacaatataatcatgataaatagggtaatcctagacataatataatcatgataaatagggtaacccttgacacactataatgatgataaaataggataaatatcctaacactccccctcaagctggagcatacaaattgtatgtaccaagcttggaacaaataaactcaatccgaggaccccttaatgacttggtcaatacatctgcgagttgatcgtttgacccaataaactcagtacatatttctttggtcaacaacttttcacgaacaaaatgacaatcaatttctatatgtttagtcctctcgtgaaacactggatttgatgcaatgtggagagcagcttgattgtcgcaatacatcttcatagtatggatgtcacaaaatttaacctcttgaaggaattgtttcacccatataagttcacatgttagtgatgccattgccctatactcggcttccgcggttgatcgagctactacattctgtttcttacttttccatgaaataatgtttcctcccagaaaaacacaatatcctgttgtagaccgtctatcaataggtgaacctgcccaatctgcatcacaatatccagagacatgaatgcttcctttatcttcatataacaatccttgcccgggagccttctttacataccttagaatgcgaatgagagcattccaatggtcaatacatggagcctgcatgaactgactaaccactccaactgcaaaggatagatctggccttgtaatagtgagataaatcagtttgccaaccagcctcctatacctctctggatcggagaataattcaccttcttctgtccttaatttctggtttgggtccatgggactgtctaccggtctacaatcaatcatgcctgtttcttgtaatatatcaagagcatacttcctttgggagattacaactccatcttttgattgcgctacttcaatgcctaagaaatatttgagacttccaagatccttggtttgaaaatgtctacacaagtactcttttagttgagatattccaacagcatcatttcctgtaatgacaatatcatcaacatatactattaagtaaacacatttcccgagagaagaatgacaataaaaaactgaatggtctgcttcactgcgttttagcccaaatttttgaacaatggagctaaactttccaaaccaagcacgtggggattgcttgaggccatatagagatcgatgcaatttgcataccataccagactccccctgagcaacaaaccctggaggttgctccatataaacttcttcctcaagatcaccatgtaggaaggcattcttgatatccaattgatgaagtggccagtgacgaatggctgccatggcaaagaagagacgaatagtagtcatcttggctacaggagagaaagtgtcacaataatcaagaccataaacctgagtgtaaccttttgcaacaagccgagctttgagccgatcaatttcaccatcagggccaactttaactgcatacacccatcgacaaccaaccgccttttttcctgggggaaggggcaccagctcccaagtattactgtggtcaagagcctgcatttctgcaatcatagcttgtcgccatccaggatgatcaagt from the Vigna angularis cultivar LongXiaoDou No.4 chromosome 3, ASM1680809v1, whole genome shotgun sequence genome contains:
- the LOC108345580 gene encoding uncharacterized protein LOC108345580, coding for MLKMTTPFKRLHLVRTLYRSSQIGESSSYLLVSCKTYSSAISNGSEGNFRSLYPHLLKGQDGFPFTGVKSLTLRSSMATELSIFMNDKRMITTQAKAPAQARQVGQQISLSSPGFIYEPYEPREKIPFWKRWFTISGWRRTKVDIILELKSAYAIAKLRKKGYSKKQFYKEAVNMYKEINTLIANGDRRSLRKSVTEKMFSALKNEIKQRESAWSKVYWEMVEPVVMIRTLRARLIGVDRKDLDKTFIQLTLEILAKQKFEAYDSKGSVVAGDKSKEVLVRDIWVFEKSMFHPGARWRLCGRITPKASYLSS